Proteins from a genomic interval of Cuculus canorus isolate bCucCan1 chromosome 17, bCucCan1.pri, whole genome shotgun sequence:
- the LOC128853936 gene encoding caspase recruitment domain-containing protein 8-like isoform X2 produces MAEQQPSSEGPGEFQIVVSTLLSEKFTVLVSPDDTVQELADKLNAQDSSLSLEQGRLIYKTSELEGRKTLRHYGIKPNSIVHYVRRLRGGSSEFLPEPGGIDLRLALGHLDVSGSSDEARKTAEALSSSEETGILGMPLPVVPKLLTPGWLYPGLQQRRSCWVCQDRVFPEVIPTITQESSEHNPVYRAELPGEGVYQCSITGLAFEVKSAVTITYRYASWTTHLSEIDQGTLIPAGPLFHIEVQCEVVKKVFLPHFICLTECTDTGPCLIAHFKSGKMTLEKPTLLIPFYAVLENPSFSLLGVLWRKMRSSFHSVPVHSLVLIFQQLSAANTTLHLYLIPDDKSVKQAIEKQETNWNSKFIPKPPPLVPLYFGCVYRVAGTNSVEITPDEHMPLCYNSPKEQQLFVEIYIRNADKDTELSLRNTRDNVRVWKTLLRSGDIKLPPPGCHTPSGSAFVKKNKTELCSRMVQVPSILLHLRDVNVINNDEEEEVLSQDTSQKKNRVLLELLERKGAEAQEQLYQILRNKDPYLIADLEKSS; encoded by the exons ATGGCTGAGCAGCAGCCCTCATCTGAGGGGCCGGGCGAGTTCCAAATAGTCGTTTCCACTTTGTTGAGCGAAAAATTCACAGTGTTGGTGTCTCCAGATGATACTGTACAGGAACTCGCGGACAAGCTGAATGCCCAGGACTCCAGCCTGAGCCTTGAACAGGGAAGGCTGATCTACAAAACTAGtgagctggagggcaggaagacCCTGCGCCACTATGGAATCAAACCCAACTCCATTGTGCACTATGTGCGACGGC TTCGAGGTGGTAGCAGTGAATTCCTACCTGAACCTGGAG GTATAGACTTACGCTTAGCCCTAGGGCATCTGGACGTCTCTGGCAGCAGCGATGAGGCCAGGAAAACCGCAGAG GCACTGTCATCTTCAGAGGAGACAGGCATCTTAGGAATGCCTCTTCCCGTAGTCCCTAAGCTGCTGACCCCTGGCTGGCTGTATCCGGGCTTACAACAGCGGAGAAGCTGCTGGGTCTGCCAAGATCGG GTTTTTCCAGAAGTGATACCAACAATAACCCAGGAGTCTTCAGAGCACAACCCCGTGTACCG AGCTGAGCTCCCTGGTGAAGGTGTCTACCAGTGCTCCATCACAGGCCTCGCCTTTGAGGTGAAGTCGGCAGTGACCATCACCTACAGATACGCCAGCTGGACCACGCACCTGAGCGAGATTGACCAGGGCACACTGATACCCGCCGGACCCCTCTTCCACATAGAGGTGCAGTGTGAGGTCGTGAAGAAAGTGTTTCTCCCACACTTCATCTGCCTCACAG AATGTACAGATACCGGACCGTGCCTCATTGCCCATTTTAAATCTGGGAAGATGACCCTGGAGAAACCAACCTTGCTGATCCCTTTCTATGCTGTCCTAGAGAATCCCAGCTTCTCACTGCTTGGGGTGCTCTGGAGGAAGATGCGTTCAAGCTTCCATTCCGTGCCTGTGCACTCCCTGGTGCTGATCTTCCAGCAGCTCAGTGCTGCAAACACGACTCTTCACCTCTACCTCATCCCAGACGACAAATCTGTGAAGCAG GCCATTGAAAAACAAGAAACGAATTGGAATTCAAAGTTTATTCCCAAGCCTCCCCCACTCGTCCCTCTGTACTTCGGCTGTGTTTACCGGGTGGCCGGCACAAATTCCGTGGAGATAACACCTGAT GAACACATGCCACTCTGCTACAACAGTCCGAAAGAACAGCAGCTCTTTGTGGAGATCTACATCAGGAACGCGGATAAGGACACTGAGCTCTCTCTGAGAAACACACGTGACAACGTCAGGGTCTGGAAGACGTTACTGCGATCAG gtGATATAAAGCTTCCTCCCCCGGGCTGCCACACTCCATCAG GATCGGCCTTTGTGAAGAAGAACAAGACGGAGCTTTGCTCCAGGATGGTGCAGGTTCCCTCCATTCTGCTACACCTACGGGATGTAAACGTCATTAACAACGACGAAGAAGAGGAGGTGCTCAGCCAAGATACGAGCCAAAAGAAGAACCGAGTCTTGCTAGAGCTACTGGAGAGGAAAGGCGCGGAGGCCCAGGAACAGCTCTACCAGATCCTCCGGAATAAAGACCCGTACCTCATCGCAGACCTGGAGAAGTCCAGCTAG
- the LOC128853936 gene encoding caspase recruitment domain-containing protein 8-like isoform X1, translating to MAEQQPSSEGPGEFQIVVSTLLSEKFTVLVSPDDTVQELADKLNAQDSSLSLEQGRLIYKTSELEGRKTLRHYGIKPNSIVHYVRRLRGGSSEFLPEPGGIDLRLALGHLDVSGSSDEARKTAEALSSSEETGILGMPLPVVPKLLTPGWLYPGLQQRRSCWVCQDRVFPEVIPTITQESSEHNPVYRAELPGEGVYQCSITGLAFEVKSAVTITYRYASWTTHLSEIDQGTLIPAGPLFHIEVQCEVVKKVFLPHFICLTECTDTGPCLIAHFKSGKMTLEKPTLLIPFYAVLENPSFSLLGVLWRKMRSSFHSVPVHSLVLIFQQLSAANTTLHLYLIPDDKSVKQAIEKQETNWNSKFIPKPPPLVPLYFGCVYRVAGTNSVEITPDEHMPLCYNSPKEQQLFVEIYIRNADKDTELSLRNTRDNVRVWKTLLRSGDIKLPPPGCHTPSGGCRTAASHPGTAGIPAGTGSAFVKKNKTELCSRMVQVPSILLHLRDVNVINNDEEEEVLSQDTSQKKNRVLLELLERKGAEAQEQLYQILRNKDPYLIADLEKSS from the exons ATGGCTGAGCAGCAGCCCTCATCTGAGGGGCCGGGCGAGTTCCAAATAGTCGTTTCCACTTTGTTGAGCGAAAAATTCACAGTGTTGGTGTCTCCAGATGATACTGTACAGGAACTCGCGGACAAGCTGAATGCCCAGGACTCCAGCCTGAGCCTTGAACAGGGAAGGCTGATCTACAAAACTAGtgagctggagggcaggaagacCCTGCGCCACTATGGAATCAAACCCAACTCCATTGTGCACTATGTGCGACGGC TTCGAGGTGGTAGCAGTGAATTCCTACCTGAACCTGGAG GTATAGACTTACGCTTAGCCCTAGGGCATCTGGACGTCTCTGGCAGCAGCGATGAGGCCAGGAAAACCGCAGAG GCACTGTCATCTTCAGAGGAGACAGGCATCTTAGGAATGCCTCTTCCCGTAGTCCCTAAGCTGCTGACCCCTGGCTGGCTGTATCCGGGCTTACAACAGCGGAGAAGCTGCTGGGTCTGCCAAGATCGG GTTTTTCCAGAAGTGATACCAACAATAACCCAGGAGTCTTCAGAGCACAACCCCGTGTACCG AGCTGAGCTCCCTGGTGAAGGTGTCTACCAGTGCTCCATCACAGGCCTCGCCTTTGAGGTGAAGTCGGCAGTGACCATCACCTACAGATACGCCAGCTGGACCACGCACCTGAGCGAGATTGACCAGGGCACACTGATACCCGCCGGACCCCTCTTCCACATAGAGGTGCAGTGTGAGGTCGTGAAGAAAGTGTTTCTCCCACACTTCATCTGCCTCACAG AATGTACAGATACCGGACCGTGCCTCATTGCCCATTTTAAATCTGGGAAGATGACCCTGGAGAAACCAACCTTGCTGATCCCTTTCTATGCTGTCCTAGAGAATCCCAGCTTCTCACTGCTTGGGGTGCTCTGGAGGAAGATGCGTTCAAGCTTCCATTCCGTGCCTGTGCACTCCCTGGTGCTGATCTTCCAGCAGCTCAGTGCTGCAAACACGACTCTTCACCTCTACCTCATCCCAGACGACAAATCTGTGAAGCAG GCCATTGAAAAACAAGAAACGAATTGGAATTCAAAGTTTATTCCCAAGCCTCCCCCACTCGTCCCTCTGTACTTCGGCTGTGTTTACCGGGTGGCCGGCACAAATTCCGTGGAGATAACACCTGAT GAACACATGCCACTCTGCTACAACAGTCCGAAAGAACAGCAGCTCTTTGTGGAGATCTACATCAGGAACGCGGATAAGGACACTGAGCTCTCTCTGAGAAACACACGTGACAACGTCAGGGTCTGGAAGACGTTACTGCGATCAG gtGATATAAAGCTTCCTCCCCCGGGCTGCCACACTCCATCAG GCGGGTGCAGGACAGCAGCTTCACACCCAGGCACTGCGGGAATCCCAGCGGGAACAG GATCGGCCTTTGTGAAGAAGAACAAGACGGAGCTTTGCTCCAGGATGGTGCAGGTTCCCTCCATTCTGCTACACCTACGGGATGTAAACGTCATTAACAACGACGAAGAAGAGGAGGTGCTCAGCCAAGATACGAGCCAAAAGAAGAACCGAGTCTTGCTAGAGCTACTGGAGAGGAAAGGCGCGGAGGCCCAGGAACAGCTCTACCAGATCCTCCGGAATAAAGACCCGTACCTCATCGCAGACCTGGAGAAGTCCAGCTAG
- the LOC128853936 gene encoding NACHT, LRR and PYD domains-containing protein 1a allele 5-like isoform X3 → MAEQQPSSEGPGEFQIVVSTLLSEKFTVLVSPDDTVQELADKLNAQDSSLSLEQGRLIYKTSELEGRKTLRHYGIKPNSIVHYVRRLRGGSSEFLPEPGGIDLRLALGHLDVSGSSDEARKTAEALSSSEETGILGMPLPVVPKLLTPGWLYPGLQQRRSCWVCQDRVFPEVIPTITQESSEHNPVYRAELPGEGVYQCSITGLAFEVKSAVTITYRYASWTTHLSEIDQGTLIPAGPLFHIEVQCEVVKKVFLPHFICLTECTDTGPCLIAHFKSGKMTLEKPTLLIPFYAVLENPSFSLLGVLWRKMRSSFHSVPVHSLVLIFQQLSAANTTLHLYLIPDDKSVKQAIEKQETNWNSKFIPKPPPLVPLYFGCVYRVAGTNSVEITPDEHMPLCYNSPKEQQLFVEIYIRNADKDTELSLRNTRDNVRVWKTLLRSGDIKLPPPGCHTPSEW, encoded by the exons ATGGCTGAGCAGCAGCCCTCATCTGAGGGGCCGGGCGAGTTCCAAATAGTCGTTTCCACTTTGTTGAGCGAAAAATTCACAGTGTTGGTGTCTCCAGATGATACTGTACAGGAACTCGCGGACAAGCTGAATGCCCAGGACTCCAGCCTGAGCCTTGAACAGGGAAGGCTGATCTACAAAACTAGtgagctggagggcaggaagacCCTGCGCCACTATGGAATCAAACCCAACTCCATTGTGCACTATGTGCGACGGC TTCGAGGTGGTAGCAGTGAATTCCTACCTGAACCTGGAG GTATAGACTTACGCTTAGCCCTAGGGCATCTGGACGTCTCTGGCAGCAGCGATGAGGCCAGGAAAACCGCAGAG GCACTGTCATCTTCAGAGGAGACAGGCATCTTAGGAATGCCTCTTCCCGTAGTCCCTAAGCTGCTGACCCCTGGCTGGCTGTATCCGGGCTTACAACAGCGGAGAAGCTGCTGGGTCTGCCAAGATCGG GTTTTTCCAGAAGTGATACCAACAATAACCCAGGAGTCTTCAGAGCACAACCCCGTGTACCG AGCTGAGCTCCCTGGTGAAGGTGTCTACCAGTGCTCCATCACAGGCCTCGCCTTTGAGGTGAAGTCGGCAGTGACCATCACCTACAGATACGCCAGCTGGACCACGCACCTGAGCGAGATTGACCAGGGCACACTGATACCCGCCGGACCCCTCTTCCACATAGAGGTGCAGTGTGAGGTCGTGAAGAAAGTGTTTCTCCCACACTTCATCTGCCTCACAG AATGTACAGATACCGGACCGTGCCTCATTGCCCATTTTAAATCTGGGAAGATGACCCTGGAGAAACCAACCTTGCTGATCCCTTTCTATGCTGTCCTAGAGAATCCCAGCTTCTCACTGCTTGGGGTGCTCTGGAGGAAGATGCGTTCAAGCTTCCATTCCGTGCCTGTGCACTCCCTGGTGCTGATCTTCCAGCAGCTCAGTGCTGCAAACACGACTCTTCACCTCTACCTCATCCCAGACGACAAATCTGTGAAGCAG GCCATTGAAAAACAAGAAACGAATTGGAATTCAAAGTTTATTCCCAAGCCTCCCCCACTCGTCCCTCTGTACTTCGGCTGTGTTTACCGGGTGGCCGGCACAAATTCCGTGGAGATAACACCTGAT GAACACATGCCACTCTGCTACAACAGTCCGAAAGAACAGCAGCTCTTTGTGGAGATCTACATCAGGAACGCGGATAAGGACACTGAGCTCTCTCTGAGAAACACACGTGACAACGTCAGGGTCTGGAAGACGTTACTGCGATCAG gtGATATAAAGCTTCCTCCCCCGGGCTGCCACACTCCATCAG agtggtga